The Miltoncostaea marina DNA window GCTTCAGCAGCACCTCGGGCCGCCCCAGCGTGGCGGCCGTGAGGAACGCCGAGTTGAGCTCCGCGCAGGCCGCCCGCTCCTGCGCGTCGGCCACCGCCACCTCCACGCCGGCCGCGCGCAGCACGTCGCGCCCCCCGGCGCGGCCCCGCTCCAGCGGGTCGGGCAGGCCCACGACCACGCGGGCCACGCCGGCCCGGATCAGCGCGTCGGCGCAGGGCGGCGTGCGGCCGTGGTGTGAGCACGGCTCGAGGGTGCAGACCACGGTCGCGCCGCGGGCCCGCCCGCCGGCCCTCTCGAGCGCCATCGCCTCGGCGTGCGGCAGCCCGGGGCCCTCGTGCCAGCCCTCGGCGACCGCCTCGCCGTCGCGCAGCACCACCGCGCCGACCAGGGGGTTGGGGCTCACGCGGCCGCGACCGCGCGTCGCCAGCTCGCGGGCCCGGGCCAGCGCCGCCCGCTCGACCGGCGAGACCGGCGCCGCCCCGGTCACGCCGCCCGCGCCAGCGCGTCCAGCTCGCGGAAGGCGCCCACCGGGTCGGGCGCCCCGAAGATCGACGACGCCGAGACGAACATCGTCGCGCCCGCGTCGCGGGCGGCGGGCATCGTCGCCATCCCGATGCCGCCGTCCACCTCGATCGGCAGCCCGTCCGGCAGCAGGGCGCGCAGGCGGGCGATGCGGGCGGGGGTCGTCGCGATGAACGACTGCCCGGCGAAGCCCGGGTTGACGGCCAGCACGTTGACGTAGTCCAGCTCGCCCGCGAGCTCGGCGACGTGCTCCACCGGCGTGCCCGGGTTGAGCGCGAGGCCCGCGGCGCAGCCCGCGTCGCGGATCAGGCCGAGCAGGCGGTGCGGGTGCGGGTCGGCCTCCACGTGCACGGTGATCGCGTCGGCGTGCGGGGCGAACAGCGGCACCATCTCGGCAGGCCGGCTGACCATGAGGTGTACGTCCACGAGCCCGCCGGCCGCGCGCACCGGGCCGGCCGCGGCGCGGGCGAAGTCCGGCCCCACCGTCAGGTTGGGCACGAAGTGGCCGTCCATCACGTCGACGTGGATCGCGCCGGCGCCCGCCGCGATGAGCGCGTCGAGCTGGGCGCCGAGGGCCAGCATGTCGGCCGACATCACCGACGGCAGCACGAGCGGCTCGCGTGGCACGCGGGCGCTCACGGGCGGCGCAGCCTGGCCACGAAGAACCCGTCCGTGCCGTCGCGGTGCGGCAGGGTCAGGAGCGCGCCGGGCAGGCGCGGGTGGGCGAGGCGCGGGTGCGACGCGGTCAGGTCGTCGATGGGCGCGCCGGCCGCGCGCACCACGTCCTCGTTCTCCTCGGCGATGAGCGTGCAGGTGGAGTAGACCACCCGCCCGCCGGGGCGCACGAGCGCCAGCGCCCGCCGCAGCAGCGCCCGCTGCAGGTCGGCGAGCGGCCCGAGGGCCTCCTCGCGGCGGCGCCAGCGGGCGTCGGGGCGCGAGGAGAGCACGCCGAGGCCGGTGCAGGGCGGGTCGAGCAGGACGGCGTCGAAGCCCTCGCCCGGGTCGACCTCGAGCGCGTCGCCCTCGATCACGTCCACCACGGCGCCCATGCGCCGGGCGAGCGCCCGCAGCGCGTCGGCGCGGCGGGGGCGCAGCTCGATCGCCGTGATGCGCGCGCCGCCGCGCGCGAGGGCCGCCATGTGGGTGGTCTTGGCACCGGGCGCGGCGCACATGTCGAGCACGCGCTCGCCCGGGCGCGGGTCGACCGCGCGGGCCACGAGCTGGGAGGCGCGGCTCTGCCCCATCGCCAGGCCGCGCGCCCACGCGGCGGAGTCCTC harbors:
- a CDS encoding ribulose-phosphate 3-epimerase, producing MSARVPREPLVLPSVMSADMLALGAQLDALIAAGAGAIHVDVMDGHFVPNLTVGPDFARAAAGPVRAAGGLVDVHLMVSRPAEMVPLFAPHADAITVHVEADPHPHRLLGLIRDAGCAAGLALNPGTPVEHVAELAGELDYVNVLAVNPGFAGQSFIATTPARIARLRALLPDGLPIEVDGGIGMATMPAARDAGATMFVSASSIFGAPDPVGAFRELDALARAA